The genomic stretch TCGGGCAGGAACCCCAGCCGCGCCCGCACGGCCGGATCGGCGGGCGAACCGCCCAGCACCCGCACGCTGCCGCCGCTGGGCAGCACCAGCCCCAGCAGCATCTTGACGGTGGTGCTCTTGCCCGCGCCGTTCGGCCCCAGGAAGCCGAAGACCTCGCCGGGCTGCACGCTCAGGGTCAGGCCGTCCACGACCGCGCGGCCCCGGTAGACCTTGCTCAGGCCCTGCGTCTCGATGGCGGGGGTGGGGGCAGTCATCCGGGCAGCATAGACGCGCGGGCCTGGGGGGGCGTGGGCCGAAAGTTGCAATGTCCGTGGACTGTGGGCACTGGGCTCCACGCAACAACGGCCTCAGCCCAGCGCCCATCACCTCACACCGGGTTCAGGATCTCCTCGATCCGCTGCACCACGCCCGCATCGAGCTTCACGCCCGCCGCCTTCACGGTGTCCGCGATCTGCTGCGGCTTCGTGGCCCCGGTGATGACGCTGCTCACACCCCGGTGGCGCAGCAGCCACGCCACGGCGAGCTGGGCACGGGTGATCCCCAGGTCGTCCGCGATGGGCCTGAGGTCGCGCACCTTCTGGATGTTCTCGTCGGTCAGGAAGTCCCGCGCGAAGCTCTCGTTCTCGCTCAGGCGGGCGCCCTCGGGCTTGCCGGCGTCGTACTTGCCGGTCAGCAGGCCCATCGCCAGGGGGCTCCACACGACCAGACCCACGCCGGCCCGCTCGGTATACGGCAGGATGTCCTTCTCGACGCGGTCGCGGTGGATCATGGAGTACTCGGGCTGCTCGGTCACGGGGCCGTGCAGGCCACGGGCACGGGCGAATTCCACGGCCTCGGCAATGCGGGCGGCGGGCCACATGCTGGTGCCCCAGTACAGCGCCTGACCGTTCCGGATCACCTGATCGAAGGCCATGACGATCTCGTCCATGGGCACGGTCTCGTCGTAGCGGTGCGCGAAGTAGATGTCCAGATAATCGGTGCCCAGCCGCTTCAGGGACTTCCCGACGCTCTCCAGGATGTGCTTGCGGCTCAGGCCCTGGTCGTTCACGTCGTCGCTCATGGGCCAGTACACCTTGCTGGAGATCACCAGCGTGTGCCGGGGCAGTTCACGCAGCGCCGCGCCCATCAGTTCCTCGCTGCGGCCCCGGGCGTACACGTCGGCCTGATCGAAGAAGTTCACGCCCTGGTCGTAGGCGGTGGTCACGATCTCGCGCACCATGGCGTCATCGTTCACGCTCTGCCCGAAGGTGACCCAGCCGCCCAGGGCGACCTCGCTGACCTTGAGCCCGCTCCTGCCCAGATTCCGGAATTCCATGCTGGGCACTGTACCCCTCCACGCCGCTGAGGGCCGTCACGTTCAGGAGTGCTCAGGGCGCCGTGAGTCCGGTCGGCCAGCGCTCCGGCAGTGTGGGCGTGAGGATGGCTCCGCCCTCCAGCGTGCCGAAGACCTCGGTGCGGGCCGGCCCCCAGCGCCACGCGTACAGCGCGACGTACGCGCAGACCACGGCGTCCACCTGATCCTCATGTGCCTTCAGTGCCCGGCCGCGCAGCACCGTCACGTCGGTCTCCAGCAGGGCGTCCAGTCCCGAGAGCGGCGGATCGGCCCCGTCCAGCGCCCGCAGATGCGCGTGCAGCGCGGCCCATGCCGACACCAGGGCGTCCCGGCCCTGGCCCTTGTTCTTGTACTTCAGGGTGCGGGTCAACCCGAACAGCGACACCATGGCCGGGTGGGGGAACACCTCGACCACGCGCCGCACCGCGTCTCCGGCGACCAGCAGCGGGTCGTGGACAAAGCCGCGTTCCTCCAGCGCCGCGACCAGCCGCTCGCCGCGCACGCTGCCCGAGGCGTCGCCCACCAGCGCGCGGTTGGCCGGATGGGCGCCCGCGTGGAAGCGTCCGAACACGCGGGCCAGTTCCCGCTCGGCCACGCGGCTCCCCGAGGCGTTCGGCACCCGCAGCGGCGCGTCGATGGCCACGGTGCAGGCCGGATCGGCGAACCGGTCGATGAAGGCCAGGATCTCCGCGTCGTCGCCCAGCAGGGAGGTGTCGGTCACGCGACCGCCGGGGCCGTCCAGCTGGGCGACCGCCCCTCCCGTGGCGTTGCGCACCGACCACGCCAGATCCAGGCCGATGAAATTCACTCCGGCGTCCACCCTGGGGGCGCCAGCTCGAACCCCTCGAAGCGGAAGCCGGGCGCGACCACACAGCCCACCAGTGTCCAGTCCCCCAGCGACCGCGCCGACTGCCACGCGTGGGCCGGCACGGTGCCCTGGGGCCGATCGCCAGTCAGGATGCCCGGGCCCAGCCGCAGGCGCTGTACGTCTCCCCCACTCCAGATCGACAGCTCCAGCGGCGCTCCGGCGTGATACGCCCAGAGCTCGGTGGCGTCCACGCGGTGCCAGTGCGAGACCTCGCCAGCGCGGAGCAGGAAATAGATGGAGGTGCAGACCGGACGTCCCTCCACCGTGTGCGTGTCCTGCCAGATCTGGACATAGTGGCCACCTTCCGGATGCGGCTGCATGCCCAGGTCGCGGATGATCTCGTCCGGCGTCACGGCCGTCTCCACTGGTTGGCCCGCTCTCCCCGCGCCGCCTTCTCGGCGGCCTCGGTCACGCGCTTCTCACGGGTGGCGCCCGTCTTGGCGTGGACGATCCATTCCAGCACAGCGCGTTTTGCAGAGACCGGGAAGGCCTCCCAGGACGCCGCGGCGCCGGGGCGCGCCTCCAGCGCCGCGCGCAGGTCGTCCGGCACCTCCACGGCGGCCACGCTGTCCAGTTTCGTCCACGTGCCGTCGGCGATGGCGGCATCGATCCTGGCCTGACCGGCAGGCGTCATCAGGCCACCGGCCTGGAGGCGGGCGATGCGCTCCTTGTTCACGGCGCTCCAGCCGCTGCCGGGCCGCCGGGGCGTGAAGGTCAGGAAGGACCGGTGTCCGTCGAGCCGGCCCGGCCGCGAGTCGATCCAGCCGAAGCACAGCGCTTCCTCGACGGCCTCGGCACTGCTCAGATTGGGTATGGGCGAGCCCTTCTTGTGAAGGACGAGGCGGACGCCCCGGCTGGTCGC from Deinococcus sp. AB2017081 encodes the following:
- a CDS encoding aldo/keto reductase family protein codes for the protein MEFRNLGRSGLKVSEVALGGWVTFGQSVNDDAMVREIVTTAYDQGVNFFDQADVYARGRSEELMGAALRELPRHTLVISSKVYWPMSDDVNDQGLSRKHILESVGKSLKRLGTDYLDIYFAHRYDETVPMDEIVMAFDQVIRNGQALYWGTSMWPAARIAEAVEFARARGLHGPVTEQPEYSMIHRDRVEKDILPYTERAGVGLVVWSPLAMGLLTGKYDAGKPEGARLSENESFARDFLTDENIQKVRDLRPIADDLGITRAQLAVAWLLRHRGVSSVITGATKPQQIADTVKAAGVKLDAGVVQRIEEILNPV
- a CDS encoding DUF429 domain-containing protein, with amino-acid sequence MNFIGLDLAWSVRNATGGAVAQLDGPGGRVTDTSLLGDDAEILAFIDRFADPACTVAIDAPLRVPNASGSRVAERELARVFGRFHAGAHPANRALVGDASGSVRGERLVAALEERGFVHDPLLVAGDAVRRVVEVFPHPAMVSLFGLTRTLKYKNKGQGRDALVSAWAALHAHLRALDGADPPLSGLDALLETDVTVLRGRALKAHEDQVDAVVCAYVALYAWRWGPARTEVFGTLEGGAILTPTLPERWPTGLTAP
- a CDS encoding YdeI/OmpD-associated family protein, with amino-acid sequence MAPATPAELVEPASRAAWRAWLQANHATSRGVRLVLHKKGSPIPNLSSAEAVEEALCFGWIDSRPGRLDGHRSFLTFTPRRPGSGWSAVNKERIARLQAGGLMTPAGQARIDAAIADGTWTKLDSVAAVEVPDDLRAALEARPGAAASWEAFPVSAKRAVLEWIVHAKTGATREKRVTEAAEKAARGERANQWRRP
- a CDS encoding cupin domain-containing protein, which produces MTPDEIIRDLGMQPHPEGGHYVQIWQDTHTVEGRPVCTSIYFLLRAGEVSHWHRVDATELWAYHAGAPLELSIWSGGDVQRLRLGPGILTGDRPQGTVPAHAWQSARSLGDWTLVGCVVAPGFRFEGFELAPPGWTPE